From one Bacillus sp. Marseille-P3661 genomic stretch:
- a CDS encoding pro-sigmaK processing inhibitor BofA family protein has product MDINMLEPVTIVVMLGGLIGILLILGAPIKPVRVAGQVLVKVMVGALGLFLINSLGMLVDLHVPINLVTAAVSGILGIPGIIALFAIEHMIL; this is encoded by the coding sequence GTGGACATTAATATGCTTGAGCCAGTAACAATTGTTGTTATGCTCGGAGGTTTAATAGGAATATTGCTTATATTAGGTGCTCCAATTAAACCCGTTAGAGTAGCAGGACAGGTACTAGTAAAAGTGATGGTCGGGGCTTTGGGATTATTTTTAATTAATTCGCTTGGAATGTTGGTAGATTTACATGTTCCGATAAATTTAGTAACAGCTGCTGTATCTGGGATATTGGGTATTCCAGGCATAATCGCTCTGTTTGCAATTGAACATATGATTTTATGA
- a CDS encoding YaaL family protein, with protein sequence MFFRRKGRLNKTIENNLWELITNLKDEWMRNKTLVEKAVEPSEELLYYYKLAEVKYFYMVREAKIRQK encoded by the coding sequence ATGTTCTTTCGCAGAAAAGGCAGACTTAATAAAACTATTGAAAATAATCTTTGGGAATTAATAACTAATCTTAAAGATGAATGGATGAGGAATAAAACGTTAGTTGAAAAAGCGGTAGAACCCTCAGAGGAACTACTATATTATTATAAATTAGCTGAAGTAAAGTATTTTTATATGGTTCGTGAGGCGAAAATCCGACAAAAGTAG
- the recR gene encoding recombination mediator RecR, producing the protein MHYPEPIAKLIDSFMKLPGIGPKTAVRLAFFVLKMKEDDVLDFGKALVNAKRNLKHCSVCFNITDRDPCSICDDNHRDRSVICIVQDPKDVIAMEKMREYHGLYHVLHGAISPMDGIGPEDIKISELLKRLQDDEVKEIILATNPNIEGEATAMYISRLVKPTGIRITRIAHGLPVGGDLEYADEVTLSKALEGRREL; encoded by the coding sequence ATGCATTACCCTGAACCAATTGCGAAGCTAATAGATAGCTTTATGAAATTGCCAGGTATCGGTCCTAAAACAGCCGTTCGTCTGGCCTTTTTTGTCTTAAAAATGAAAGAAGATGATGTTCTGGATTTTGGAAAAGCATTAGTTAATGCTAAACGGAACCTAAAGCATTGTTCTGTTTGTTTTAATATTACTGACAGGGATCCTTGTTCCATTTGTGATGATAACCATCGCGACCGAAGTGTCATTTGTATCGTGCAAGATCCTAAAGATGTAATAGCAATGGAAAAAATGAGAGAATATCATGGTTTATATCATGTCCTTCATGGGGCTATTTCGCCGATGGATGGGATAGGTCCCGAGGACATAAAGATTTCAGAACTTCTAAAAAGACTACAGGATGATGAAGTTAAAGAAATTATTCTAGCTACAAACCCAAATATCGAAGGTGAAGCTACTGCCATGTATATTTCACGTTTAGTAAAGCCAACGGGAATCCGAATTACAAGGATTGCCCATGGATTACCGGTTGGCGGTGATCTGGAATATGCTGACGAAGTGACATTATCTAAAGCGCTAGAAGGTAGACGTGAGCTCTAA
- a CDS encoding YbaB/EbfC family nucleoid-associated protein: MRGGMGNMNNMMKQMQKMQKKMQQSQEELMAMVFEGTAGGGMVTVTVSGAKEVKEVKIKEEVVDPEDIEMLQDLVLAATNDALKKVDEKTNETMGQFTKGMNIPGLF; encoded by the coding sequence ATGCGTGGTGGAATGGGAAATATGAATAATATGATGAAACAGATGCAAAAGATGCAAAAGAAAATGCAACAATCACAGGAAGAACTAATGGCAATGGTTTTTGAAGGAACTGCAGGTGGCGGAATGGTTACAGTAACTGTATCAGGAGCAAAAGAAGTAAAAGAGGTTAAAATCAAGGAAGAGGTTGTCGATCCTGAGGATATTGAAATGCTCCAGGATTTAGTGTTAGCTGCAACAAATGATGCATTAAAAAAGGTTGATGAAAAAACAAATGAAACAATGGGACAATTTACAAAGGGAATGAATATCCCAGGGTTATTTTAA
- the dnaX gene encoding DNA polymerase III subunit gamma/tau — protein MAYQALYRVWRPQVFHDVVGQEHITRTLQNALVQEKFSHAYLFSGPRGTGKTSAAKILAKAVNCEKAPVSEPCNECAACRGITDGSISDVIEIDAASNNGVEEIRDIRDKVKYAPSSVRYKVYIIDEVHMLSIGAFNALLKTLEEPPKHVIFILATTEQHKIPLTIISRCQRFEFKRISPRFMVERMKEITDAQRVTLEEGALQLIAKAAEGGMRDALSLLDQAISFSDDKVTTEDVLSITGAVSQGFLIEAAQAILNRDVVQALHTVDQLINLGKEPNRFIEDLIFYFRDLLLYQTAPHLEGMLERAVVDDQFKSLSQATPADLIYGIIGKLNESQQEMKWTNHPKIFLELALVNLCQLEYSGGTGSNQEIESLLKRVTELETELEKVKKQGITVGSSSEQSAEKDKKATKVASKRSFKTPVGPIKEMLKAASKQDLNFVASQWGSFLNNLKNREIAAQAMLLDAKVVAASKTAFVLAFKHEFHCQMASNNKRDIIELTLKETVGSEMRMLAITIEEWEKIKEEFIRDQRNESSSDEVQEEDPLISEAKKLFGSDLIEIKD, from the coding sequence ATGGCTTATCAAGCATTATATAGGGTTTGGAGACCACAGGTTTTTCACGATGTTGTAGGCCAAGAACATATAACTAGAACACTACAAAATGCTCTTGTCCAAGAGAAATTCTCCCATGCTTATTTATTTTCAGGACCTCGTGGAACAGGTAAAACAAGTGCTGCCAAAATACTTGCCAAAGCAGTAAATTGTGAGAAAGCACCTGTTAGTGAGCCGTGTAACGAATGCGCCGCTTGTCGTGGCATAACAGATGGTTCCATTTCTGATGTGATTGAAATAGATGCTGCATCGAATAACGGTGTTGAAGAAATTCGGGATATTCGTGATAAGGTAAAATATGCGCCAAGTTCTGTACGTTATAAAGTCTACATAATAGATGAAGTGCATATGCTATCAATTGGAGCTTTTAATGCATTGTTAAAAACATTAGAAGAACCGCCGAAACATGTTATTTTTATTTTAGCAACGACTGAACAGCATAAGATACCTTTAACGATCATTTCGAGATGTCAGCGATTCGAGTTCAAAAGGATTTCACCTCGTTTTATGGTTGAACGTATGAAAGAAATTACAGATGCTCAACGAGTAACCCTTGAGGAAGGGGCCTTGCAGCTTATCGCTAAAGCAGCAGAAGGCGGTATGCGTGATGCGCTAAGTTTACTAGACCAGGCGATATCCTTTAGTGATGATAAAGTAACAACTGAAGATGTATTGTCAATTACAGGTGCAGTTTCACAAGGATTCTTAATTGAAGCCGCACAAGCTATATTAAATCGTGATGTAGTTCAAGCTCTTCATACAGTAGATCAATTAATAAACTTAGGTAAAGAGCCGAATCGTTTTATTGAAGATTTGATTTTTTACTTCCGTGATCTTTTGTTATACCAAACAGCACCACATTTAGAAGGGATGTTGGAACGAGCTGTTGTAGATGATCAATTTAAAAGCTTGTCGCAAGCTACCCCAGCGGATTTAATATATGGGATTATAGGTAAATTAAATGAGAGTCAACAAGAAATGAAGTGGACTAACCATCCCAAAATTTTTCTTGAATTGGCATTAGTGAATTTATGTCAATTAGAGTATTCTGGTGGTACTGGATCAAATCAAGAGATAGAAAGTCTCTTAAAACGAGTCACTGAATTAGAAACTGAGTTAGAAAAAGTAAAGAAACAAGGGATTACAGTTGGCTCTAGTTCTGAACAGTCCGCGGAAAAAGATAAAAAAGCAACTAAGGTAGCATCGAAACGATCTTTTAAAACACCTGTTGGTCCTATTAAAGAAATGTTAAAAGCAGCGTCAAAACAGGACTTGAATTTCGTTGCTAGTCAATGGGGGAGCTTTTTAAATAATTTAAAAAACAGAGAAATTGCTGCGCAGGCCATGTTGCTTGATGCTAAAGTAGTAGCTGCATCTAAAACAGCCTTTGTCCTAGCGTTTAAGCATGAATTTCATTGTCAGATGGCATCGAATAATAAGCGTGATATTATTGAATTGACCCTAAAAGAGACAGTAGGTTCAGAAATGCGGATGTTAGCGATAACCATTGAAGAGTGGGAAAAGATTAAGGAAGAGTTCATTCGCGATCAACGAAATGAAAGTAGTTCTGATGAGGTGCAAGAGGAAGACCCATTAATATCAGAAGCAAAAAAATTATTTGGTTCTGATCTTATAGAAATTAAAGATTAA